One part of the Haloprofundus halobius genome encodes these proteins:
- a CDS encoding sulfatase-like hydrolase/transferase has product MKLLFVSIDSLCRHFLDVYEPSVDLDVETENLDRFAERAAVFDSHYAGSLPCMPARREWLTGTQEFLWRPWGPIEPFDTTVPRALREREVVTKLVTDHYHHFQHGSGGYYEDFNGFEFIRGHEYDAWKTAPREPSSYVHEQLGFAAPDDPLGYGYLNPAQYSRNVDGFEDEAEFFGPKVFAETADWLRRNDEWDEWFCYVDSFDVHEPFHLPEPYASVYTDEDPRDPDLTFWPPYGRTDRGESELSERELDFVRSQFAGKLTMVDRWFGRVLDALDELALWDETMVVVTADHGFYLGEHSWVGKPFEAPLYDVLAHTPLFVWHPDAKRTGERVDALTAAVDLNATLLDAFGAEEAAGPHSRSLLPLLDGDVDAVREWALYGYWGSSVNITDGEFTYLHPCDDDVDSYCHSTQMMNPHSWFTPPKPQPDAESGEFLPYADAPVWRYAAPSYSRHDAPLLFDTRSDPWQEENVADDDVESDRMRDLLVTALNELDAPAHQYDRLALSAAESE; this is encoded by the coding sequence ATGAAACTGCTGTTCGTCTCTATCGACAGCCTCTGTCGTCACTTCCTCGATGTCTATGAGCCGAGCGTCGACCTCGACGTCGAGACCGAGAACCTCGACCGCTTCGCCGAGCGAGCGGCCGTCTTCGACTCCCACTACGCGGGGAGCCTCCCCTGCATGCCCGCCCGTCGAGAGTGGCTCACGGGGACGCAGGAGTTCCTCTGGCGCCCGTGGGGCCCCATCGAGCCGTTCGATACCACCGTCCCGAGAGCGCTCAGAGAGCGAGAGGTCGTCACGAAACTCGTCACCGACCACTACCACCACTTTCAGCACGGCAGCGGGGGGTACTACGAGGATTTCAACGGGTTCGAGTTCATTCGCGGCCACGAGTACGACGCGTGGAAGACGGCGCCGCGGGAGCCCTCGTCGTACGTCCACGAGCAGTTGGGCTTCGCCGCCCCGGACGACCCCCTCGGCTACGGCTACCTCAACCCGGCGCAGTACTCCCGGAACGTCGACGGCTTCGAGGACGAGGCAGAGTTCTTCGGACCGAAGGTGTTCGCCGAGACGGCCGACTGGCTCCGCCGTAACGACGAGTGGGACGAGTGGTTCTGCTACGTCGACAGCTTCGACGTTCACGAGCCGTTCCACCTGCCGGAACCGTACGCCTCGGTGTACACCGACGAGGACCCTCGGGACCCTGACCTCACGTTCTGGCCACCGTATGGCCGGACCGACCGCGGCGAGAGCGAACTGAGCGAGCGCGAACTCGACTTCGTCCGGTCGCAGTTCGCCGGCAAGCTGACGATGGTCGACCGGTGGTTCGGCCGTGTCCTCGACGCGCTCGACGAGCTGGCGCTCTGGGACGAGACGATGGTGGTCGTCACCGCCGACCACGGCTTCTACCTCGGCGAACACAGCTGGGTCGGCAAACCTTTCGAGGCGCCGCTGTACGACGTGCTGGCGCACACACCGCTGTTCGTTTGGCACCCCGACGCCAAGCGGACCGGCGAGCGCGTCGACGCGCTCACCGCGGCGGTCGACCTCAACGCGACGCTGCTCGACGCGTTCGGCGCCGAGGAGGCGGCCGGTCCGCACAGTCGGAGCCTCCTGCCGCTGCTCGACGGCGACGTCGACGCGGTTCGCGAGTGGGCGCTCTACGGCTACTGGGGGTCGAGCGTCAACATCACTGACGGCGAGTTCACGTACCTCCATCCCTGCGACGATGACGTCGACAGCTACTGTCACTCAACGCAGATGATGAACCCGCACTCGTGGTTCACGCCGCCGAAGCCCCAGCCGGACGCCGAATCCGGCGAGTTCCTCCCGTACGCAGACGCGCCGGTCTGGCGCTACGCGGCGCCCTCCTACAGCCGACACGACGCCCCGCTGCTCTTCGACACCCGGAGCGACCCCTGGCAGGAGGAGAACGTCGCCGACGACGACGTGGAGTCGGACCGGATGCGGGACCTGCTGGTCACGGCGCTCAACGAACTCGACGCGCCGGCCCACCAGTACGACCGACTGGCGCTCTCCGCGGCGGAGAGTGAGTGA
- a CDS encoding ABC transporter ATP-binding protein, whose product MSVDEPLLRLEDVEVHFQNQQGLLDRILGKSGGQRVKAVDGVSIDIEENDVVALVGESGCGKTTLGKTAIGLQRATGGSVKYRGQDIWKAKDGEGDVEIPHKEIRRSMQIIHQDPGSSLNPNKTIMHSLQAPLKRWQSGLSEKDRRARVLGMLEHVGMSPPDDYANRYPHQLSGGEKQRTALVRALLMNPDVILADEAVSALDVSLRVETMDLLLDLQEEFNTSFIFVSHNLSNARYLAQKAGGRIAVMYLGRIVEIGPAEEILQNPRHPYTKVLRWATADLDPDKAQAGTPPVRKVDIPDPKNPPSGCRFHTRCPEAREACTTEEPELVSRSDDSASHVASCFRQFPEGEHEYWSSRELSDDDSEGGFTSESTASVEGK is encoded by the coding sequence ATGAGCGTCGACGAACCGCTGCTCCGTCTGGAGGACGTCGAAGTCCATTTCCAGAACCAGCAGGGGCTCCTCGACCGGATACTCGGGAAGTCCGGCGGACAACGGGTGAAGGCCGTCGACGGCGTCTCCATCGACATCGAGGAGAACGACGTGGTCGCACTCGTCGGCGAGTCAGGGTGTGGGAAGACGACGCTCGGCAAGACCGCCATCGGTCTCCAGCGGGCCACTGGCGGGAGCGTCAAGTACCGCGGACAGGACATCTGGAAGGCAAAGGACGGCGAGGGTGATGTGGAGATACCCCACAAGGAGATCCGGCGCTCGATGCAGATCATCCATCAAGACCCGGGGAGTTCACTCAATCCGAACAAGACCATCATGCACAGTCTGCAGGCGCCGCTGAAGCGGTGGCAGTCCGGTCTCAGCGAGAAAGACCGCCGGGCGCGCGTGCTCGGGATGCTGGAGCATGTCGGGATGTCCCCGCCTGACGACTACGCCAACCGCTACCCCCACCAGCTCTCCGGCGGCGAGAAACAGCGGACCGCGCTGGTGCGTGCGTTGCTGATGAACCCCGACGTCATCCTCGCTGACGAGGCGGTGTCGGCGCTGGACGTCTCGCTGCGGGTGGAGACGATGGATCTCCTGCTCGACCTACAAGAGGAGTTCAACACGTCGTTCATCTTCGTCTCGCACAATCTCTCGAACGCCAGGTATCTCGCCCAGAAGGCCGGCGGGAGGATCGCGGTGATGTATCTGGGTCGGATCGTCGAGATCGGGCCGGCCGAGGAGATCCTGCAGAACCCCCGTCACCCGTACACGAAGGTACTCAGATGGGCGACGGCCGACCTCGACCCGGACAAAGCGCAGGCGGGGACGCCACCCGTCCGGAAGGTGGACATCCCCGACCCGAAGAACCCGCCGAGCGGCTGTCGGTTCCATACCCGGTGTCCGGAGGCGCGCGAGGCCTGCACCACCGAGGAGCCGGAACTGGTCTCGCGCTCGGATGACTCGGCGTCGCACGTGGCGTCGTGTTTCCGGCAGTTCCCCGAAGGGGAGCACGAGTACTGGTCCAGTCGCGAACTGAGCGACGACGACTCGGAAGGAGGTTTCACCAGCGAGAGTACGGCGTCCGTCGAGGGGAAATAG
- a CDS encoding ABC transporter permease, producing MASQQTDGERMAADELPFRTVADADISRREKLRYTVDSLVVAPFKILWADWRARVGFLIIFLYVLMGTVGVLVNPVPTSGMDQRYLQPFHDNWLSFETISVLGVGLPIDPVIYLPLGTDALGKGLWSQLVHATPAMLKMIIAGAVFSTVVATILGTLAGYKGGFTDRSIMTMADITMTIPGLPLVIIIAAALQPENPYVIGLILGINNWAGLCRAVRSQVLSVRERDFVEASRAMGLSTPRILVDDIIPDLMSYVSIHFVTAARGIIFESVGLYYLGILPFTTFNWGVMMNLAYTTSGALYTWESAHWLFLPMLTITVLSVGLILFSQGLDRIFNPRVRARHMKHAKGNDEEEEQNSPMETVPTN from the coding sequence ATGGCATCACAACAGACGGACGGCGAACGTATGGCGGCGGACGAACTCCCCTTCAGAACGGTGGCCGATGCGGACATCTCGCGCCGCGAGAAGCTCCGCTACACCGTAGACAGCCTCGTTGTCGCACCGTTCAAGATACTCTGGGCGGACTGGCGGGCGAGAGTCGGCTTCCTGATCATCTTCCTCTACGTCCTGATGGGGACCGTCGGCGTCCTCGTCAACCCGGTTCCGACGTCCGGGATGGACCAGCGGTACCTCCAGCCGTTCCACGACAACTGGCTGTCGTTCGAGACGATATCGGTGCTGGGCGTCGGACTCCCCATCGACCCCGTCATCTACCTGCCGCTCGGGACCGACGCACTCGGGAAAGGGCTCTGGTCACAGCTCGTCCACGCGACGCCGGCGATGCTGAAGATGATCATCGCCGGCGCCGTCTTCTCGACAGTCGTCGCGACGATACTCGGGACGCTCGCTGGGTACAAGGGCGGCTTTACTGACCGGAGCATCATGACGATGGCCGACATCACGATGACGATTCCGGGCCTCCCGCTGGTCATCATCATTGCCGCCGCACTCCAGCCCGAAAACCCGTACGTTATCGGGCTGATACTCGGCATCAACAACTGGGCGGGGCTTTGCCGCGCGGTTCGCTCGCAGGTTTTGAGCGTCCGCGAACGGGACTTCGTGGAAGCGTCCCGCGCGATGGGGCTGTCGACGCCGCGGATCCTCGTCGACGATATCATCCCCGACCTGATGTCGTACGTCTCCATCCACTTCGTCACTGCCGCCCGGGGGATCATCTTCGAGTCGGTCGGTCTCTACTACCTCGGCATCCTCCCGTTCACGACGTTCAACTGGGGCGTGATGATGAACCTCGCTTACACGACCTCTGGTGCACTCTACACGTGGGAGTCCGCGCATTGGCTGTTCCTGCCGATGCTCACCATCACCGTGCTCTCGGTGGGGCTAATCCTGTTCTCGCAGGGGCTCGATCGAATCTTCAACCCACGAGTGCGAGCTCGTCACATGAAGCACGCCAAGGGCAACGACGAGGAGGAAGAACAGAATAGCCCAATGGAAACTGTGCCGACCAACTGA
- a CDS encoding DUF1450 domain-containing protein, translated as MTRYIEYCRTNVEADARASFAALDATVVEKCCLRRCGTCYTDPFLVVDGEPRRGESHAALVAALREESE; from the coding sequence ATGACTCGATACATCGAGTACTGCCGCACCAACGTCGAAGCCGACGCGAGAGCGTCGTTCGCAGCGCTGGACGCGACGGTCGTCGAAAAGTGCTGCTTACGGCGATGTGGCACCTGCTACACGGATCCGTTTCTGGTCGTCGACGGTGAGCCCAGACGCGGTGAGAGCCACGCCGCGCTCGTCGCCGCGCTCCGGGAGGAGTCTGAATGA
- a CDS encoding sugar phosphate isomerase/epimerase family protein yields MDVGVLTAPLVDQPFEDAAEYLAGLGVDAVEIGCGGLHGGEHLDREAHLDDEDEQAAFRETLDEFDLRVSALACHDNLLHPDEETAETADTDLRETIRLAAQLDIDAVTCFSGLPAGGPNDEVPNWITAPWPTEHADAHEYQWEVAVDYWADLAEHAAAHEVDVAIEMHPNMLVYEPTGMLRLREATNEYVGANLDPSHLYWQGIDATEAIRYLGERDAIHHFHAKDTRVYEHNARLKGVLDTDPYTAEADRSWLFRSVGYGHGEEHWKDIVSTLRMVGYDGALSIEHEDSLTSSREGLEKAVDLLQRATFETTPGEAYWAE; encoded by the coding sequence ATGGACGTAGGAGTGCTCACAGCGCCTCTAGTCGACCAGCCATTCGAAGACGCCGCCGAGTACCTCGCCGGACTCGGCGTTGACGCGGTCGAGATCGGCTGCGGCGGTCTCCACGGCGGCGAACACCTCGACCGCGAGGCGCACCTCGACGACGAGGACGAACAGGCCGCGTTCCGCGAGACGCTCGACGAGTTCGACCTCCGAGTGAGCGCGCTCGCGTGTCACGACAACCTACTGCATCCCGACGAGGAGACGGCAGAGACAGCCGACACGGACCTCCGCGAGACCATTCGGCTCGCGGCCCAACTCGATATCGACGCGGTTACCTGTTTCTCGGGACTGCCGGCGGGCGGGCCGAACGACGAGGTGCCGAACTGGATCACCGCGCCGTGGCCGACCGAGCACGCCGACGCCCACGAGTACCAGTGGGAGGTGGCCGTCGACTACTGGGCGGACCTCGCCGAGCACGCTGCCGCCCACGAGGTGGACGTCGCCATCGAGATGCACCCGAACATGCTCGTCTACGAACCGACGGGGATGCTACGCTTACGCGAGGCGACCAACGAGTACGTCGGCGCGAACCTCGACCCCTCGCACCTCTACTGGCAGGGTATCGACGCCACAGAGGCCATCCGCTACCTCGGCGAACGCGACGCCATCCATCACTTCCACGCAAAGGACACGAGAGTGTACGAGCACAACGCCCGCCTCAAGGGCGTCCTCGACACCGACCCCTACACGGCGGAGGCGGACCGCTCGTGGCTTTTCCGAAGTGTCGGCTACGGTCATGGCGAAGAACACTGGAAGGATATCGTCTCGACGCTTCGGATGGTCGGCTACGACGGCGCGCTCTCCATCGAACACGAGGACTCGCTCACCTCCTCGCGTGAGGGACTCGAGAAAGCCGTCGACCTGCTCCAGCGCGCGACGTTCGAGACGACGCCCGGCGAAGCCTACTGGGCGGAGTAA
- a CDS encoding ABC transporter permease produces the protein MRWLAKRVGQAIFTLWAVVTLSFVLIRFLPGGPIDYLVVQLQDQGIPDSQIGNYVNNYVSFNPDQPLWMQYLDYIVSVLQGDFGEAYFLDGQVFDILAQALPWTVFLAAIGTFMTTVIGIIVGGFMAYTEGSKFDTGVTLFSTIAGGIPYYILAIGLLYVFAYRLQYFPTGGQVNQDLVPGFKWPYIKSVLYHATLPLLSTTLVGWGGVALSMRGNSISVLGEDYIRVARLRGLPRRRIAIRYVARNAMLPMYTGILLAIAFMLGGSVILEEIFAYPGVGYYLFEGTVARDYPVMMGGLIMISTAVIVGVLIADLTYSKIDPRAAGEGSRESY, from the coding sequence ATGCGATGGCTCGCCAAAAGAGTCGGCCAAGCGATCTTTACACTCTGGGCGGTGGTAACGCTGTCGTTCGTGCTCATCCGGTTTCTCCCCGGTGGGCCGATCGATTACCTCGTCGTCCAGCTTCAGGACCAAGGAATCCCGGACTCGCAGATCGGTAACTACGTCAACAACTACGTCAGCTTCAATCCGGATCAGCCGCTGTGGATGCAGTATCTCGACTATATCGTCTCCGTTCTCCAGGGCGACTTTGGGGAGGCGTACTTCCTCGACGGCCAGGTGTTCGATATCCTCGCTCAGGCGCTCCCGTGGACGGTGTTCCTCGCCGCCATTGGCACCTTCATGACGACCGTCATCGGTATTATCGTCGGCGGATTCATGGCGTACACCGAGGGGAGCAAGTTCGACACGGGTGTCACCCTGTTCTCGACGATCGCGGGGGGAATCCCGTACTACATCCTCGCTATCGGGCTCCTGTACGTTTTCGCGTACCGACTCCAGTACTTCCCCACGGGCGGGCAGGTCAACCAAGACCTCGTCCCGGGGTTCAAGTGGCCCTACATCAAGAGCGTGCTCTACCACGCGACGCTGCCGCTGCTCTCGACGACGCTCGTCGGGTGGGGCGGGGTGGCGCTATCGATGCGCGGAAACAGCATCAGCGTTCTCGGGGAGGACTACATTCGCGTCGCGCGCCTCCGGGGGCTCCCCCGTCGTCGAATCGCGATTCGATACGTCGCTCGCAATGCGATGCTTCCGATGTACACCGGTATTCTGCTCGCGATCGCGTTTATGCTCGGCGGCTCCGTGATTCTCGAGGAGATATTCGCGTATCCGGGCGTCGGCTACTACCTCTTCGAGGGGACCGTCGCGCGCGATTATCCGGTCATGATGGGCGGGCTCATCATGATCTCGACAGCCGTGATCGTCGGCGTACTGATAGCCGACCTCACGTACAGCAAGATCGACCCACGAGCGGCCGGCGAAGGGAGCCGGGAGTCGTACTGA
- a CDS encoding ABC transporter ATP-binding protein, which translates to MTISNQQTETIAEPTNRDVILEIRDATVSFDMDRGESRVLDSVSMDIYRDEILGVVGESGSGKSMFASALLDAVVRPGQLTGDIQYYPEPGERIDLLDLNPTELKRLRWEEISMVFQGAMSSFNPTMTIRKHFEETLDAHQTDREEGIEHARELLADLYLDPERVLDSYPHELSGGMSQRALIALSLVLEPKVLVMDEPTAALDLLMQRSILTLLENLQEKYDLTVIFITHDLPLVAGLADRLAVMYAFEIAEVGPSEELIRDAAHPYTRALLKAVPNLDAPLDRMRPIEGSAPDPVNVPAGCSYHPRCPLADDECVENDPGPYDVEDEHVVHCHHWEQSAEAIPYSVSGSAIDDAEVSE; encoded by the coding sequence ATGACGATATCCAACCAACAGACTGAGACGATAGCCGAACCGACCAACAGAGACGTGATCTTAGAGATACGGGACGCCACCGTCAGCTTCGACATGGACCGCGGAGAGTCGCGCGTACTGGACTCCGTCTCCATGGATATCTACCGCGACGAGATTCTCGGCGTCGTCGGGGAGTCCGGTTCCGGGAAGTCGATGTTCGCCTCCGCGCTGCTTGACGCAGTCGTCCGCCCGGGTCAGCTCACCGGTGATATACAGTACTACCCCGAGCCCGGGGAGCGAATCGACCTCCTTGACCTGAATCCAACCGAGCTGAAACGGCTGCGCTGGGAGGAGATCTCTATGGTGTTTCAGGGAGCGATGAGTTCGTTTAACCCGACAATGACGATCCGGAAGCACTTCGAGGAGACGCTGGACGCCCACCAGACGGACCGCGAGGAGGGAATCGAACACGCCCGCGAACTGTTGGCGGACCTCTATCTTGACCCCGAACGAGTGCTCGACAGCTATCCCCACGAGCTCTCCGGTGGGATGAGCCAGCGCGCGCTCATCGCGCTCTCGCTCGTGCTAGAGCCGAAAGTGCTGGTGATGGACGAGCCGACGGCGGCGCTGGATCTGCTGATGCAGCGCTCGATACTCACCCTGCTCGAGAACCTGCAGGAGAAGTATGACCTGACGGTTATTTTCATCACTCACGACCTTCCGCTCGTCGCGGGGCTCGCCGACCGCCTCGCTGTCATGTACGCCTTCGAGATCGCGGAGGTCGGCCCCAGCGAGGAACTCATCCGGGACGCGGCTCACCCGTACACCCGGGCGCTCCTGAAGGCGGTACCGAACCTCGACGCCCCCCTCGACCGGATGCGGCCAATCGAGGGGTCGGCGCCGGACCCCGTGAACGTGCCGGCGGGCTGTTCGTACCACCCCCGCTGTCCGCTCGCCGACGACGAGTGCGTCGAGAACGACCCAGGCCCCTACGACGTCGAGGATGAGCACGTCGTGCACTGCCACCACTGGGAACAGTCCGCCGAGGCGATTCCGTACTCCGTCAGTGGATCCGCCATCGACGACGCGGAGGTGTCGGAATGA
- a CDS encoding ABC transporter substrate-binding protein, translating into MTRQSQQRRQFTEGWASRRKVLKTAGVGALAGLAGCQRDTDDQAGTGTGDDNGDDGSDSGALDSDLTLDSLGEPADDVQWNEFNFASYKWMVQAHVMDPFGVYDPVETEFVGLLAEDWSIDTENQTMELNLNQNYQWHDGEETTRPVTAEDVRVHFMLEQYMGFSSSEYLDEIEAVDDYTVRFQLKGGHENKDYILFSLMTNVLSHGMEEYQDWLKRFEDAEGDDEIDEIASELSEHSISSEEMESYGPFAVKEASREELITVRNEGHPVGEEINFPRTVFQYFGSEQKIYQSLSNGPLDGHLRLNVPSDVSSGFPDHVENTTYPSLGGLALTFKWDDDVVGDPRVRKAIAYVIDQKTVAANAGEETHEPVSYQTGMSPSRMWDHLEGKEPFQKYDKSHEQATQLLEDAGFTKEDDQWYRPDGEEFGPEIKSGTTGGSDLIALETLTSQLKQFGISAQLKTMEATSFESNVWEQGDFRIATGSWGADFPQPYAWYNTTFLEDRENVGMPNEISLPPVGEPDGDENALTLNLDETIVNLTRYEGEELQQIVRELAWAHSYAMPKFQVYESRTQTWFTNDEWEYPSLDSDIMQRQFYTPLHYILKTGQFKAKTE; encoded by the coding sequence ATGACACGCCAGAGCCAACAGAGGCGACAGTTTACCGAAGGATGGGCGTCCCGGCGTAAAGTACTCAAAACAGCTGGAGTCGGCGCGCTCGCCGGACTCGCCGGCTGTCAGCGCGACACCGACGACCAAGCGGGGACCGGAACAGGCGACGACAACGGCGACGACGGTTCGGACAGCGGGGCTCTCGACTCCGACCTCACACTCGACTCGCTCGGCGAACCGGCGGACGACGTGCAGTGGAACGAGTTCAACTTCGCGAGTTACAAGTGGATGGTACAGGCCCACGTCATGGACCCCTTCGGAGTGTACGACCCCGTCGAGACCGAGTTCGTCGGCCTCCTCGCCGAAGACTGGTCTATCGACACGGAGAACCAGACGATGGAGTTGAACCTCAACCAGAACTACCAGTGGCACGACGGTGAGGAGACCACGAGGCCGGTAACCGCCGAAGACGTCCGCGTACACTTCATGTTGGAGCAGTACATGGGCTTCTCCTCCTCGGAGTACCTCGACGAGATCGAGGCGGTCGACGACTACACCGTCCGCTTCCAGCTCAAAGGCGGCCACGAGAACAAGGACTACATCCTGTTCAGCCTGATGACGAACGTGCTCTCGCACGGGATGGAGGAGTACCAGGACTGGCTCAAGCGGTTCGAGGACGCCGAGGGTGACGATGAGATCGACGAGATCGCATCAGAGCTCTCCGAACACAGTATAAGCAGCGAGGAGATGGAGTCGTACGGGCCGTTCGCGGTGAAGGAGGCCTCACGGGAGGAGCTCATTACAGTCCGGAACGAGGGACACCCAGTGGGCGAAGAGATCAACTTCCCGCGGACGGTCTTTCAGTACTTCGGGAGTGAACAGAAGATCTACCAATCGCTCTCCAACGGCCCGCTCGACGGCCACCTCCGGTTGAACGTGCCGTCGGACGTCAGCTCCGGTTTCCCCGACCACGTCGAGAACACGACGTACCCGTCGCTGGGGGGACTGGCGCTGACGTTCAAGTGGGACGACGACGTGGTGGGCGACCCGCGCGTCCGAAAGGCCATCGCCTACGTCATCGACCAGAAGACCGTCGCGGCCAACGCCGGTGAGGAGACCCACGAGCCCGTCAGCTACCAGACCGGCATGTCGCCGAGTCGGATGTGGGACCACCTCGAGGGCAAAGAGCCGTTCCAGAAGTACGACAAGAGCCACGAGCAGGCCACGCAACTGCTGGAGGACGCCGGGTTCACGAAGGAGGACGACCAGTGGTACCGCCCGGACGGCGAGGAGTTCGGCCCGGAGATCAAGAGCGGGACCACCGGCGGGTCGGATCTGATCGCCCTCGAGACGCTCACCAGTCAGCTCAAGCAGTTCGGCATCTCGGCACAGCTCAAGACGATGGAGGCGACGTCCTTCGAGTCCAACGTCTGGGAGCAGGGCGACTTCCGTATCGCGACCGGCTCGTGGGGCGCTGATTTCCCGCAACCGTACGCATGGTACAATACCACGTTCCTCGAGGACCGCGAGAACGTGGGAATGCCTAACGAGATCTCCCTCCCGCCGGTCGGCGAACCCGACGGCGACGAGAACGCGCTCACGCTCAACCTCGACGAGACCATCGTCAACCTCACCAGATACGAGGGTGAAGAGCTCCAGCAGATCGTCAGAGAGCTCGCGTGGGCCCACAGCTACGCGATGCCGAAGTTCCAGGTGTACGAGAGCCGGACGCAGACGTGGTTCACGAACGACGAGTGGGAGTACCCCTCGCTCGACAGTGATATCATGCAGCGTCAGTTCTACACGCCGCTGCATTACATCCTCAAGACCGGCCAGTTCAAGGCGAAGACCGAGTAG
- a CDS encoding glycoside hydrolase family 13 protein: protein MDETTPWWTEATVYQIYPRSFNDSDGDGVGDIPGIIEKVDYLDDLGVDAVWLSPVYGSPQVDNGYDVSDYRAIADEYGTMADWERLRSELHDRGIRLIMDLVINHTSVEHEWFVDARQSADSDYREYYFWRSGETDDGNGDGDDADDSSRPNNWRALWGGPAWTYDDVTDECYLHLFHDRQAELNWENEAVKEELFEVAEWWLDRGVDGFRLDSINLISKPDGLPDADPEEGLTGLHEVVNGPRVDEYLRAFCRRLGDDVVTIGEMPDLSVEEARRYVGDEDENLSILLSFEHVELDRGTGARWAPRDWELPELKRVVERWQEGLTDGGWQGLYFNNHDQPRAVSRLGDEEHRRASATALATLLFTLRGTPLLFQGEELGMTNPRFERFGEIRDVATRLSVEHAVEEGNVSGFDEVSELINDRTRDNARTPMQWSAAANAGFTDGEPWIKLNDDYERVNAERERNDPNSVWQNYRRLIELRDEHPVLVYGEFDLLLPEHPELFSYTRTLDDERVLVVLNFSSETSTFELPDAIAFDAVETLYHNGSRSDPRSLVEADATLRPWEAGVYRLS from the coding sequence ATGGACGAAACAACCCCCTGGTGGACGGAGGCGACCGTCTACCAGATATATCCGCGAAGTTTCAACGACAGCGACGGCGACGGCGTCGGCGACATCCCCGGCATTATCGAGAAAGTCGACTACCTCGACGACCTCGGCGTGGACGCCGTCTGGCTGAGTCCGGTGTACGGCTCCCCGCAGGTCGACAACGGCTACGACGTGAGCGATTACCGGGCCATCGCCGATGAGTACGGCACGATGGCCGACTGGGAGCGACTGCGCTCGGAGCTCCACGACCGGGGAATCCGGCTCATCATGGACCTCGTCATCAACCACACGTCGGTCGAACACGAGTGGTTCGTCGACGCGCGCCAGTCGGCCGATAGCGACTACCGCGAGTACTACTTCTGGCGATCGGGCGAGACGGATGATGGGAACGGCGATGGCGACGACGCCGACGACAGCTCCCGGCCGAACAACTGGCGGGCGCTCTGGGGCGGTCCGGCGTGGACCTACGACGACGTGACCGACGAGTGCTACCTCCACCTCTTCCACGACCGGCAGGCCGAACTGAACTGGGAGAACGAGGCGGTCAAAGAGGAGCTGTTCGAGGTGGCCGAGTGGTGGCTCGACAGGGGCGTCGACGGCTTCCGTCTCGACTCCATCAACCTCATCTCCAAACCGGACGGGCTCCCCGACGCCGACCCGGAGGAGGGGCTGACCGGACTCCACGAGGTCGTCAACGGTCCGCGCGTCGACGAGTACCTCCGGGCGTTCTGCCGTCGCCTCGGCGACGACGTGGTCACCATCGGCGAGATGCCTGACCTCTCCGTCGAGGAGGCCAGGCGCTACGTCGGCGACGAGGACGAGAACCTGAGCATCCTGCTCAGCTTCGAGCACGTCGAACTAGACCGCGGGACGGGCGCGCGCTGGGCGCCCCGCGACTGGGAGCTCCCCGAACTGAAGCGCGTCGTCGAGCGGTGGCAGGAGGGGCTGACTGACGGCGGCTGGCAGGGGCTCTACTTCAACAACCACGACCAGCCCCGGGCGGTCTCCCGCCTCGGCGACGAGGAGCACCGCCGCGCGTCGGCGACGGCGCTGGCGACGCTGCTCTTTACGCTCCGCGGGACGCCGCTGCTCTTTCAGGGCGAGGAACTCGGGATGACCAACCCACGGTTCGAGCGCTTCGGGGAGATTCGCGACGTGGCGACGCGACTGAGCGTCGAACACGCCGTCGAGGAGGGCAACGTCTCGGGGTTCGACGAGGTGAGTGAGCTGATAAACGACCGGACGCGGGACAACGCCCGGACGCCGATGCAGTGGAGCGCAGCGGCGAACGCCGGCTTCACCGACGGCGAGCCGTGGATCAAGCTCAACGACGACTACGAGCGGGTCAACGCCGAACGCGAACGAAACGACCCGAACTCCGTCTGGCAGAACTACCGTCGGCTGATCGAACTCCGCGACGAGCACCCGGTGCTCGTCTATGGCGAGTTCGACCTCCTCTTACCCGAACATCCGGAACTGTTCAGCTACACGCGGACGCTCGACGACGAGCGGGTGCTCGTCGTGCTGAACTTCTCGAGCGAGACGTCGACTTTCGAACTCCCCGACGCCATCGCCTTCGACGCCGTCGAGACACTCTACCACAACGGGTCGCGCTCGGACCCGCGTTCGCTCGTTGAGGCCGACGCGACGCTTCGACCGTGGGAGGCCGGCGTCTATCGGCTCTCGTAA